The window ACCCAGAATGACGCAACACGTCCGGATTCTTGGAACGTTTTCAGTACTTACATGCTGGATTTTGGTCATAAgaagggaacaaaaaaaatatcaaaatgttaaaaaaaaatgaatacagcaGGCATATGTAGGAGGTTCATTGCATACGTACTTTGATGACGTCCACCCAGTTCCAACCTCTTGGCAGTTCCCCTTTGTTGTCTGAAAGCGCAATTGGAAAAAAGTCTCAGTTTAAATGTGACCAACTCGGTGAAACTCACGGCGTACGCCCTtccacggtacacggtcgattggtcgcccggaaggcaagtgataattaccatttaaatcgttgctcaaattacctaaatacaaactgtgtatgactatttagtcatacttaatgccctagtaattattaggctaaagaaaagctccaaatgtcccggacttttattgtttttttgttggagaacttaagaccctgatgtcgcttcttaaagggacagcgcacgtacatacaaactcttctacactcacgcgtcggctcagtgaaactgctcatggcaattattggcttttattgatgcgtagaccgtcttgttttaccttgttttgtcgctggtcttttggtcgcccgttgtcgcggtcatggcgaccaaaagaccggcgaccaatcgaccgcacacgccctcCCACCTGTCCGATTGATGATCCTCCTCTTCTGCGCTTTGGTGAGCTGCTCTTTCTTGTTCTTCTTGGCGTTCGCCGCCACGTTGGCCGCCGAATCGCCTCCGGACGTTAGCGTCTGTCGGGAACGGGACGGTCAGCGACAGAGCGACCAGACCGACTGACTCCTTTTGCCCGGACTTTGAACGCACCACGGCGGTGACCACGGGTCTGTGGTTCTCCATCAGCGCTTCCTGGTTCTCCTTGGCCCACTCGAACAAGGTGTACGTCATGGCGTCGCCCAGGTTGGCCTCCACTTGTTCCTCCAGCTTGGACAGAATGACTTTCTTGGTTTCTGGAGCGCTGTCATAGGCGGTGAAATTCCATTTGTGTTTCTCCATCAGAAGATTCGCGGCTGACTTAcattttgttgttaaaaaagCCACCCAGGGAGATTTGGGGGCCCGTCTCGGGGTACGTCTCTGGCCACGAGATGTCCAAAATAAAGGCTTTGGAGTCGTCTATGTCTCCTATCTGTTGATGTGTGGAATTTATGATCAGggataagcattttttttcttcaaaagactactaatgacttatttttttacatacataataaatgaatgcagTGCTGCTAATACAGCCAATGATACCAACAAACAACTCCATTCAGGAACATATATTTAGAAGCAAATGACTATTTGCTTACTATTATAATGTAATTGACTGTAACTCACCCGCAACTGAAAAGAAACTGGACCGAGCTCTTTAAAACAGTCGTCTCCCTCGTAGATGGAGCGAAGAGCTTCCAACTCCATCTTAAAACAAGAGCTCGTAGTTCAAACGTGTACTTATGCGCCGAGAAATGGAAACgtgttagcattttgctaaCTCAAGTGTTGCATTTGCGCCTTACCTCTTGATCCTCGTTCGCTGTCATTCTTCAgctttcgtttggttgcggcgCACTCTTTCCGCAAAACCAAACTTTCACGATAAGGACGACATTAATGTTGTTAAATTGTGATGAATTCAAGCAAACTTGCGAGGACATTCACAATAAACATTGACATTTTCGGCGCATGCGCTATAGAGAAATCCTCGTCCTCATTGGTGGTTGACACACCAGTCTCAAGAGGCATTGACCGCCACCGTGTGGACAGATTATGTAGTACAGGACGAGAGGCGTCCATTTGTCGttttgctgtgaattgaaatgaatttgtcACTAGTcggccaatccatttaaagtgggtaGTATGGCActctttaaatatttaaataaacataaaaatattctttaaaaatgcacacaatttaaataaatgaggATTTTATGGTTCAGCAACAactcatttattttactttttttttttacttgtactGCAGCTGCGTGTACTTAATTAAATTGTGGAGGTTGGCCAAACGTTTTCATCTGAACGGAGATATGAAGATCAagttgaacagaaaaaagtgcaCATTCTACTAGTAGAAATATAAATTTAGAGACGCTTGTAGTAGAAAACTGCAAAATTTCTTACCTTATTCGTGACTTTCGTTGTGCAGTCTGCATCGAGTGTAAAAGTAAGCCAAAAAACCTCGGAAAAAGTCCTTCCGTGCAGACTTCTGTTAGTGTAATCCATAAAACGTGACTTGATTGTTTTTGCCGTAAATTCCTACATTTAGGTCATGCAATAAAGCGCCGAAAAACAgtttacaaacaaaagaaagcGTGCATAAACAAATACGtctgtcatttcctgttctgCTCCGTGTTTCACTTCCTGGTCGCCAATGTCAGTATCCCTGTGACATCATTTCAGGGATACCCTAGTTAATGCGCATGCGCCATTCTATATGTAAACAAAGCTTCAACCTAATCAAAAACTATTACAGTccgcattcattcattcattttctgtaccgcttattctcacaagggtcgcgcccatattgttcaataaattaaaaagcaaACAGTTTAATGCCAAAACTAAATCAGAAAACGGGAGACGATTCATTTCTCGTTTGTTATTGACATACAATCAAAACGAAAAAGCGTAATACGGGTCGTtttgcaaaatgaaaacaaacatgaatGCCCCCAAATTACACGACAAACCTACTATTGACATTCTCCCTGaactatatatagtatatatatttttttgtgtgtgctgtgTACATAGAACTGactcaaataaacaaacactatTTTTAGTCCATATCTGTGCGTGTTTCTGAAAATACTGTCACAAAAATACACTTTGAGTGAACTCATATCATAttgcaaataaaacaaactgtCCAACCATcttttactgtcatttttttgtgtgtaaatatgCTAACTTGCATCTGAGGTTCCCCCAAAAAAGGACAAAGTATACATTGCAGAAGCGGAGCGTATACTTTGGTTTGTTCCCCTTCATTTTCTCCCGCGTAGTTACTCCCATCCTTCACGCCGTCGGCTCTTCGCCCCCTCCTCGTTCCTCCCATCATCCCCCGTCCATCGCTCCTCATCCCCGGGACGCTCGCCTCCCGCCGTCCATCGCTCAGCTCTCGGGGCTTCCATTAGGGGGAAATGGAAAAAGTGACATCAACTATTTGGGCGGAAAAGGGATGGAGACGGCGGTCCGTTCAGTGAAGAAAAGATCACGTCACCCCAACGGCGTGGTTGTAATCACGTATATTTGCGCCCAGTCACACAAACGAGAAACCCAGAGTAAACAGGCAAGTGTCGCTTCTATCTACACACGTGAACCAttcctgtacattttttaaattcacaaaGAATTGACGAGagttcacaaaaaaaaacgcgTGTGGCAAAAGTTCCAAAAGTGGAGCCGATTTGCTCGAAAGAaagggaggagaaaaaaaagtgctactTAACTCACTCAGCATACAACTAATTCTTGCTCAGCTTGAGGATATAATAGTCTAAAAATCGccgttatataaaaaaaagttttttttgtttgtttaacatGTCCTTCATAGTGATAGAAAACACTTCATTGAGTCCAAGATGAGAAGGTGGAGGAGTAGGTGCAATTTGGGTACAAAGATATGCcaacacattctttttttttaacctaaaaagcaacaacaacaacaaaaaaagattatgAAATGAGTTCCTGGAATTTAGTTTCCCACAGCACCTCATTTCAGCGTTGATTCCTTCCAATTGGAGTGGGCCAGCCAATGAATGGCCAAATAACCTtgacatccatccatccatcccagCATGCTTTGTGGCgagggggaagaaaaaatgACCGGAAGGAagtcacatgattttttttttttaataatgcaaTGGTTGTGGGCGCCATCCCGGCTGAGGAGGACTCCACACCTCTAGAACATGATGGTGGTCTTCAGGAAAGCCCGAGATTCtgaagagagaagaaaaaacaactgtAAAACAAACTAAATTCGACCCAAGAGATGGGTTAGcccatgggcaaactacggcccgcgggccatatacggcccgttaggctttttaatccggcccgccgacgttgtccaaattatagtaaaaatcaatgacctcattcatttccctgcaatgccctcgtttccccgatagatggcgcacgagcctagtaaaagtatgtaaatgtgtgtgggagctccttgagaatactgacacatttctgaacatttaacttttactgtggacatcctgacacacatgaacgagctgaatgtgaagctacaagagaaaaaacagtttgtgcatgaaatgcaagcaaaccttccgccttcaaaaccaagctggttttatttttcaagcaaatatcagacaagtcatttgctcatttccccacactggttgcgttaaaagaggcccccgcatgtgaaaaaatacaggaaatcattggtccttttttctgtttatgtttcatatgtactgttatgTATTGTATCTTGTGATGacccggcccgtctgtcaaatttttaaagtcaatgtggcccccgggccgaaaagtttgcccaaccctgggttagccattgacgacaataggcGTCCGATCCGCGCCGTTCAAACAGATTTTACGTCTATTGTCGCGAACTGCCAAGTTGAGTTTTGGTCAGAAAAAGACGTCGGGAGGACGGACGTGTCAGGATAAAAATAATCTGAGCCCAACAGATAGAGGACGGAAGGTGAGGAATGGGAGGGGCGGCACGTGGCAAACAGACGGAtataaaggggggggggggttaaaaaTAGCCAAGTGCAGCAGATGAGAGGAACGGTGAGTAGGAAACAACACGTTAGCTTCTTTCGCTAACGGATGTCACCTCGGGTGGAGGAAGCGGAGGGGCGAGCGGGAAGGCGTGCGTTATGGCGTGCGTTATGGCCGCCCCTTATgcagaaaatataaacagtttGCAACGTTGGCAGAAAACAATGACACCGCAGGGAAAGAGGAGGCGTGCacgtgttggatttttttttgttcgcaTGTATGAGGCACAACGGAGATTTGAGATTAGATTACCGACATTGAGGCAGAGGAGAGAGCAGCAACATTTAAGACAGACCGTATAGttcaaactaccgtattttcacgactatatggcgcatagtatttttagccacagtgtcagtaacgagtgctatttctgtattttaaacacacaaaggacgcaccgttttttatagactcatatatattatatatgaatatcgaaccgcaatagcgctggctaccggaagcagccccacactctatttccggtttccggtgcgcagtgactgctgggatatatagttcttgcacgctaaaaacacgttttcaaaaggcaacggaagcaaaactgagttgggttgtactttatttagccattttacaacttactcacgtcatcatcacccacaaatccatcaaagtcctcattttctgtgtccgaattgaacaattgtccaaatgagtcatcgaaaacgctgagttttatacgttcgtccaggcggccacaatccattcgcgaatagtagctagctggtagctagcgtaacttttccaacagtgctttccatgcttcgtcaagctgtattgatgtcgatgtatacagcccacaatccattgggtgtattgacataAGAACTACTAcctatcccagcagtcactgcgcagtactttgtctacgggaaaatagtagagtcggtgtaccctatcaactgattcatgttattttatcgtgataacaattctagtattggtccatatataaagcgcactggattataaggcgccctgtctattttggagaacatttaagacttttatgtgcgccttatagtcgtgaaaatacggtactaataTATTCAAAATACAATGGAAATGTTCATGAATTCATTCAACGATTACGCTAATATGAACACCATCAATAACCGAAACCATGAAAATTTGATGGATAATTAACCACAAACAAAGTTTTCAGTTATGAAAATTATCCATGAgctggcttttttccttcttcctccCCCCCCAAGTGGCACGCTTCTGTCACACGCGAGAAAAGCAGGTCGTTTCCAGCGGGGGGGCTACTTCGGCTTCCAGCGCGGTTGCGGCGAACTCGCCTTAAAATCGCGGGCGCGCGTCATCCGAATGAAAAATGCAGCTGACCTGCCTCGTTAAAGTCTATCAGCGGGTTGCCGTAAATGTCACCGGGTCTGGCAACGAGGTCGCATTTGTCAACCTGGacccccccaatccccccctcGCCCTCCTTTCCCTCGTCTCCCCCCGCCCGGTTGCCGTCGACTCTTCATTTTTAGTCGCAACCTTTCCCATAAAACCTCCCTGCTTCTCTTCTGATTGTAACAGCGCATCTTTCTTTGCATTCAGCACTTTTCTCCCCGCTCGTTAATTAAGAGCGCGGAAGGTGAGAGGCGAGGGACGTTGGCGCGCGCCGCCGTGCGTGTATTAAAATCGGCGTAGATGCAAAACGCTTTTTTTTATGGCGTGTGGGCACGCGGACGGACGGCGGCAAAGGGGTCCTACTGGGCCAATCCGCGTTAATGAAATCAGGCGCGTCCGCCGGCGTGTACGCGTTGCCGTGCGCTCTCAGGAGAGGTGGGGGGACTAAAAGGGGTCTTAAGAGGAGAGCCGGCTAATTACAGTTCTCGCTCTCAGCCGAGTGCGGATCAAactcgtgatttttttttacgtattcagcatttaaaaaaaaaagaagaagcgtCTCAATGTCAGGCAGGACCGAGCACAGCTGGCGAAAGGACGGCGCGCACGTAAACACGATGGCGCCTAAAGAGCCTAATCCTGTTATGATATCAAATCACCTACAGCCAAAGCTGCTTCTTGTAAACacttgtgtgtgcgcatgtgtttgtgtgcacctTGCACGGCTCCGGTGTCTTCCCGGTTCCCGTTCAGTTCTTCCCTCTGATCGGATCCGGTATCTGCGTGAGACAGAATGaggaaaaatgcatttaaaacattttttaaccgGATTCATGTCatttacagaagaaaaaaaatcccggcATAAAACATCCGGTTCcagaaaaatagcaaaaaatggCGGCTTTCTGAATTCCAAGCACCTGCGGCGTGCAGCGGTTCGGGCGAGGACGAGGGCGAGTGCTTGAGGATGTCCTCCCCCCTCTCCCGCCGCTTGGATTCGAACTCCAGCGCCTCCTGCAGCTTCCTCTTggccttcttctccttcttcagACGTTTCTGGATGGACGCTGGAGGAATAGAAGAAAGGCCAATCAGCTTACCGCGTTCGTCGATAAAATCGTAAAGGTTCACGGCACCAGAAGGATCATTTTGAAGGAGTTCATGTCAattgtaataaataagtaaagggATGAGTGGGATAAAAGCCAAAAAGGAGACCTCGGCTCTGCAGTTCGGAGGTCAGCTGCCGCTCCAGACTCTCCCTCATCTCTCGTTCGCGGTAGAGCTCCATCTTCAGCTCCCTCTTCTCCGCCTGGATCTGCTTATCCTGCACGCGGGCGTTGTCCACAGCCATCTTCAGGAGGCCCTGaagccggtacacggtcgattggtcgccgggacgtttggtcgcccggacgtttggtcgcccggacgtttggtcgcccggacgtttggtagaacggacgtttggccgcccggacgtttggtagaacggtcttttggtcgcccggacttttggtcgcggtcttttggtagaacaggttcaaattatgacagagaggggagagtttagagtttaatatctaaatactgtctaactgtctaaatactgttataCTGTctaactgtctaaatactgttaaaacgatctaaatactgtttaaacgatctaaatactgttatactgtctaaatactgttaaaacgatctaaatactgttaaaacgatctaaatactgttatactgtctaaatactgttaaaatgatctaaatattgttatactgactgtctaaatactgttaaaacgatctaaatactgttataCTGActaactgtctaaatactgttaaaatgatctaaatactgtctaactgtctaaatactgttaaaacgatctaaatacgtACTGTCTAATTGTCTAAATGtttcttatttctcccagagagaatgaaggttgctagaatttgtatgttttactgcttcaataaaaacaccatctgtgaatttgctttgtttcctttttaataaattgacagtagatggcagtaggcgatgtgttaaatgagtgctcttattgatattttgatattagatatttagatcgtatcaacagtatttagacagttggacagtatttagatattgaactctaaactctcccctctctgtcataatttgaacctgttctaccaaaagaccgcgaccaaaagactggcgaccaaaagtccgggagaccaaaagtccgggagaccaaaagtccgggcgaccaaaagacgcgTTGTCACCTTTCTGTTCGTTGGCCACTACTCCGTCTGTACTGACCTGGATGTTGGTGAGGAGCGTTTCCACAGATGACAAACTGTCGGCAAAAAGAATCGGGGCGGGGAAACCGGCGGGCAGggcttgttcttcttcttctgtcgtattatgaggggaaaaaaaagttgaaatctTACAGTCGGAATCATTTTCATATGCATGTTCAAAGTATGAATGTTATAGATATGTGGATCATCAACAACCAGTATaactggtaaaaaaaactggaggtaAGTATATCAAAGGCAAGGTAAAATAGTCCATTAAATGACACTCTAAATcccatgtcaaagtggcggcccggggccaaatctggcccgccgcatcattttgtgtggcccgggaaagtaaatgatgagtgccgactttctgttttaggatcaaattaaaatgaagagtatagatgtatattaaattacctgatttacccccttttaaatcaataattgtcattttttctatgtttttagttcaaaaatcattttgtaaaatctaaaaatatatattaaaataaagctaaaataaacattgttttagatctataaaaaaactgaatattcaggccttttaatccatttataaaaagaaatatctaaatattatatctaaaatggtccggcccacatgaaatcgagttgacattaacgcggcccttttaaatcaataattgtaattttataatccattttttctgtgtttttagttcaaaaattattttgtaaattctaaaaatatatatataaaaaaagctaaaataaacattgtttta is drawn from Stigmatopora argus isolate UIUO_Sarg chromosome 20, RoL_Sarg_1.0, whole genome shotgun sequence and contains these coding sequences:
- the rwdd gene encoding RWD domain-containing protein 4, encoding MTANEDQEMELEALRSIYEGDDCFKELGPVSFQLRIGDIDDSKAFILDISWPETYPETGPQISLGGFFNNKIAPETKKVILSKLEEQVEANLGDAMTYTLFEWAKENQEALMENHRPVVTAVTLTSGGDSAANVAANAKKNKKEQLTKAQKRRIINRTDNKGELPRGWNWVDVIKLSKTGGKDGE